CCCGACCACGGAGACGGCCGTCACGTTCCAGGTGGTCTGGCGCAACGGGATCAACACCCACACCGCCGATCTCGTGCTGCCGGTCGCCTTCGGCGAGGACAAGCGGCAGGCGGACCCCATCATCACCAACGTCGAGGTCGCGCCCGTCGCCGGCGGCTACCGGATCGTGGGCGACGTCATGAACGCGGGCCTCGAGTCCGCCCGGTCGGTGCTCGTCACCGCCGGCGCGCCCGCGACCCCCATCGATCCCTTCCGGGTCTACGTCGTCGGGACCCTCGACCCTGACGACATCTCCTCGTTCGAGGTGACGTTTAAGGCCGATGCGACCACGACCGAGATCCCGGTCGTCGTCGAGTACCGGGACGACGACGGGAACCGATACGCCGCGACGACGATGGTCGGGCTCGGCGGCACCACGGCGCCGCTCGAGGAGCGGGACGGCGAGTTCCCGGTTGCCGGGATCGTCGTCGTGGTGCTGGTCGCGCTCGGGATCGCCGGGGCAATCTACTACTCGTGGAAGCGGACGTAACGACGATGCCGGTCATCAGTTTCGAGCACGTGAGCAAGGTCTACCCCCTCCCCGCCGGCGACGTCGTGGCGCTCGACGGGGTCGATATCGCCATCGAGCAGGGCGAGTTCGTCCTGGTCATGGGGCCGTCGGGGTCGGGGAAGTCGACGCTCTTAAACATCATGGGGTCGCTCGACGTCCCGACCTCGGGCGAGGTCACCATCGCCGGCAACCGGATCGGCGGGATGGACGACGACGACCTGACCCTGCTACGGCGGGACCACATCGGGTTCGTCTTCCAGCAGTTCAACCTGATCCCGCTGCTCTCGGTGGTCGAGAACGTCGAGTATCCGCTCATCCTCAAAGGCCGGCAGGACGGGTCCCGCGAGCGGGCACAGGAGGTCCTCGCCGCGGTCGGGATCGCGGAGACGCACTTCACCCACAAGCCGGGCGAACTCTCCGGCGGGCAGCAGCAGCGGGTCGCGATCGCCCGGGCACTCGTCAACGACCCCGACTTCCTCCTCTGCGACGAGCCGACCGGGAACCTGGACTCGAAGACCGGCACCGCCATCATGGACCTCCTGGACCGGATGAACCGCGAGGAGGGCAAGACCGTCGTCATGGTCACCCACGACCCCCACATGACCGACTACGCCGACCGGACGATCCGGCTCGTCGACGGGAGGGTGGCAGAATGACTTTCTTCAACCTTGCCCGCCGGAACGTCAGCCGTCACTGGCTCCGGTCGGTCCTTGCGGTCATCGGTATCGTCATCGGGGTGATCGCGATCGCCACCCTCGGGATCATGGGCAACAGCATCGGCCTCATGTTCGGCGACATGGTCACCGACGTCGGCGACACCCTCATCGTCTCTCCGGCGACGGGCGTGGGCGGGGGAAAACTCACCGAACGGCAGGTTGCCGATATCACACGGGCGGTCGGCTCCAACCTGGTCATACCGTTCTCGAGCACCGCCGATAAGATCTCCGTGGGCGAAAAGGAGGGCGGCGCGATGCTCTACGCGATCCCTGCCGGGGATATCCCCTCTCTGCTCGAGGTGGAGTCGGGAGCCTACCCGAGGGATACGGGCGCCGGGTGCCTGATCGGGAGTCAGCTTGCCGCGAACAGCAGGGAAAACGGCCTGAAACTCGGTGCCCGGGTCAGGATAGGCGGCGAAACCCTCCGGGTCGTCGGCGTGCTCGAAGAGCGGGGGATGGGGTTCGACATCAACCCCGACTACGCCATCGTCGTGCCCTACTCCTGGTACTCGAGTCACTACGACGAGGACGATTACGACCAGGTGATCGTGAAGGTCAGAGACGTCAAGGATATCGACGCGGTCAAGGAGTCGATCGAGCAGAGGATGAACCGGCGGGAGGACGTCGTCACCGTCATGGACACCAGGGGGATCCTCGAGAGCATCTTTGAGGCCACCGAGTCGATCACGGTCTTTCTGATGGGCATCGGTGCGGTATCGCTCATCGTCGCCGGCGTCTCGATCCTAAACGTGATGCTGATGTCGGTGACCGAGCGGATCAAGGAGATCGGTGTCCTGCGGAGCATCGGCACCCGCCGGAGCGAGGTGATGCGGATGTTCATCTACGAGGCCCTCTTCCTCGGCCTTGCGGGTGCCCTCATCGGGGGAATGCTCAGTTTCGGCGCTGGCTACGTTGTGACGGCAATCTTCGTCGGGAACGCGGATTACCTCTTCGACCCGACGAGTCTTCTCTACATCATCTTCGGGATGGCCTTCGGCGTCATCACGAGCGTGGCCTCCGGCCTCTACCCGGCCTGGAAGGCGGCGAACTTAAACCCGATCCAGGCGTTGCGCCACGAGTGACGACTTACCCCGCACACTTCTTTTTTTCCCGCTCGATCGCGTCGCGAAGCGTGCCGATGGTGTCCCCGGTTTTTGCGGGTGCGTCCGGAAGGAGGGTGAGGTACTCAAGTTCTCCCTCGGTGACGAGGAGTGCAACCGGTGTCAGGCTGACCGTGGCGGCTCCCTCCATGCAGATCGCGAACGTCCTGACGATGGGGATGATGCACCGGTCGCCGACCCTGCGGCCGCCGCCGACGACGAGGTCGGTCTCTTCACGCACCCGGAGCACCTCTTCCCGATACCCGGCGAAGCCGCTGCCGCACCTGTTTCTGCAGGAGAGCCCTCACCACCGGGATGAGGATCAGGAGCGGGCGGCGGATCCGCATCTTAAGCGTGAAGGTGCCTTCGAAGATCCTCTGATTGAAGACCGGGGTCATCACGAAGTCGACCGCCTCAACCGGCCAGAGGGCGTAGCGGACGGCGGTGCAGTAACCGTAGACGACGCCGGTGTCGGCGGGACTCTCGAGGCCAAGGGTGACGTCGCCCCGGAGCGTCTCGAGGCAGAGGGACCGGATGAAGGCAGCAAGGATCTTCTGGAGATGGGGCCAGAGGTCGCCGGCGGCGTCGAGATACTCTCTCACCGAAAGAGCCGGTTTTGGCTTCTCCTCCTTCTTCACCTTCTTTTCCTCCGGCTCTGCTGCCGCTATCTCGCGGAGATCCCGGGTCATGACCGGGCGGCCGGCGAGGAG
The genomic region above belongs to Methanoculleus oceani and contains:
- a CDS encoding ABC transporter ATP-binding protein; protein product: MPVISFEHVSKVYPLPAGDVVALDGVDIAIEQGEFVLVMGPSGSGKSTLLNIMGSLDVPTSGEVTIAGNRIGGMDDDDLTLLRRDHIGFVFQQFNLIPLLSVVENVEYPLILKGRQDGSRERAQEVLAAVGIAETHFTHKPGELSGGQQQRVAIARALVNDPDFLLCDEPTGNLDSKTGTAIMDLLDRMNREEGKTVVMVTHDPHMTDYADRTIRLVDGRVAE
- a CDS encoding ABC transporter permease, which encodes MTFFNLARRNVSRHWLRSVLAVIGIVIGVIAIATLGIMGNSIGLMFGDMVTDVGDTLIVSPATGVGGGKLTERQVADITRAVGSNLVIPFSSTADKISVGEKEGGAMLYAIPAGDIPSLLEVESGAYPRDTGAGCLIGSQLAANSRENGLKLGARVRIGGETLRVVGVLEERGMGFDINPDYAIVVPYSWYSSHYDEDDYDQVIVKVRDVKDIDAVKESIEQRMNRREDVVTVMDTRGILESIFEATESITVFLMGIGAVSLIVAGVSILNVMLMSVTERIKEIGVLRSIGTRRSEVMRMFIYEALFLGLAGALIGGMLSFGAGYVVTAIFVGNADYLFDPTSLLYIIFGMAFGVITSVASGLYPAWKAANLNPIQALRHE
- a CDS encoding DUF2953 domain-containing protein; this translates as MAATLLFSILLVVAVILLLVLLALYLVPVTVSTVADCRRESARATATVAWGIVGARVRVTDGVQVLEILLAGRPVMTRDLREIAAAEPEEKKVKKEEKPKPALSVREYLDAAGDLWPHLQKILAAFIRSLCLETLRGDVTLGLESPADTGVVYGYCTAVRYALWPVEAVDFVMTPVFNQRIFEGTFTLKMRIRRPLLILIPVVRALLQKQVRQRLRRVSGRGAPGA